In Candidatus Desulforudis audaxviator MP104C, a genomic segment contains:
- a CDS encoding Ig-like domain-containing protein, with the protein MQRQRYLKLLGILAVAALLAAVVAGGLAFAQGSPSAPVLPQSFWGSVKDANGNPVLSGTVEAWFKGEKQDSIAIVNGQYGGPGGLEDRLTVQGLAEDIGKTIEFYVNGVKANETAKYTPGEKTRLDLTAAAPGDMTPPVVESTDPAGGAPNVPVGKTITVTFSESVLKGVYFSDISVKDAAGKDVAVTRSIEGKVLTIDPTADLAYSTKYTVTIPADAVKDLAGNALAQTHTFSFTTVAAPDTTPPAVVTTDPAGGAPNVPVGKTITVTFSEDMQQGTAYDAISLKDAAGKDILVTRSIEGKVLRIRPNANLAYSTKYTVTIPAGAVKDAAGNELAAEYTFSFTTVSAAAAPAPGPAPAPAPAPAPAPAPAPAPVTVVEQPVAADKPTVVKLAGVVEITVPAGAVTGDAPKIRAQVLTEAAAAPLLDKAVGAGLVPASKIVQLTLTGGEFKGSVQLTLNFDAAKVAAGQVPSVFVYNERTARWIYLGGQIGNGVITVTVDKFSKFAVFATRPLPALADIATHWGRDSIRTLAGMGIVAGYPDGNFKPNANITRAEFVAMLVRALGLEHREAAAGRFKDAAGFGWARGVIGAAVEAGLIGGYPDGTFGAARPITRAEIAVILERVVRKGLVPVTLAEEVTFTDAGAIPAWAKDGIKAASRAGLVRGFPDGTFRPAANATRAEMAAMLYRLVAQR; encoded by the coding sequence ATGCAGAGGCAGCGCTATCTGAAACTCCTGGGCATCCTGGCGGTCGCTGCCCTGCTCGCGGCAGTTGTGGCTGGGGGGCTGGCCTTCGCGCAGGGCAGCCCCTCAGCGCCTGTCCTGCCGCAGAGCTTCTGGGGCAGCGTGAAGGACGCGAACGGAAACCCGGTTCTCTCGGGCACCGTTGAAGCCTGGTTCAAAGGTGAGAAGCAGGACAGCATCGCCATCGTCAACGGGCAGTACGGCGGCCCCGGCGGGCTTGAGGACAGGCTGACCGTGCAGGGGTTGGCCGAAGACATCGGGAAGACGATCGAGTTTTACGTGAACGGGGTAAAGGCCAACGAGACTGCGAAGTACACGCCCGGCGAGAAAACCAGGCTCGACCTGACGGCGGCGGCGCCCGGCGACATGACGCCGCCCGTAGTTGAAAGCACCGACCCGGCCGGCGGTGCCCCGAACGTCCCGGTGGGCAAGACCATCACCGTGACCTTCAGTGAGAGTGTGCTAAAGGGGGTGTATTTCAGCGACATCTCGGTCAAGGACGCCGCGGGTAAAGACGTTGCCGTGACCAGGAGCATTGAGGGCAAGGTTCTAACCATCGACCCGACCGCTGACCTGGCCTACAGCACCAAATACACCGTGACCATTCCCGCCGATGCGGTGAAGGACCTGGCGGGGAACGCTTTGGCGCAGACCCATACTTTTAGCTTCACCACCGTGGCTGCGCCGGACACCACGCCGCCTGCTGTGGTGACCACCGACCCGGCCGGCGGTGCCCCGAACGTCCCGGTGGGCAAGACCATCACCGTCACCTTCAGCGAGGACATGCAGCAGGGGACTGCTTACGATGCCATCTCGCTCAAGGACGCCGCCGGTAAAGACATTCTCGTGACCAGGAGCATTGAGGGCAAGGTCCTGCGCATCAGGCCGAATGCCAACCTCGCCTACAGCACCAAATACACCGTGACCATTCCCGCCGGCGCGGTGAAGGATGCAGCGGGCAATGAACTGGCGGCAGAGTACACCTTCAGCTTCACCACCGTGTCGGCGGCGGCAGCACCGGCTCCAGGACCAGCTCCTGCACCTGCTCCTGCCCCGGCGCCCGCACCTGCCCCAGCGCCAGCGCCCGTGACGGTTGTTGAGCAGCCTGTGGCTGCCGACAAGCCTACGGTTGTCAAGCTGGCAGGCGTGGTGGAAATCACAGTGCCGGCCGGTGCCGTTACCGGGGATGCTCCGAAGATAAGGGCCCAGGTGTTGACGGAAGCGGCGGCTGCTCCCTTGCTGGATAAAGCGGTGGGGGCCGGGCTGGTGCCGGCCAGTAAGATTGTCCAGCTTACCCTCACCGGAGGCGAGTTTAAGGGATCGGTGCAGCTTACCCTGAACTTTGATGCGGCCAAGGTGGCTGCGGGCCAGGTGCCCAGCGTGTTTGTCTACAACGAGCGGACCGCCCGCTGGATTTACCTTGGCGGCCAGATCGGCAACGGTGTCATTACCGTCACGGTGGACAAATTCTCCAAGTTTGCGGTGTTTGCCACCAGGCCATTACCGGCACTGGCCGATATTGCCACCCATTGGGGCAGAGATTCTATCAGGACCTTGGCTGGGATGGGCATTGTAGCCGGTTATCCTGACGGTAATTTCAAGCCCAATGCCAACATTACCAGGGCCGAGTTTGTTGCTATGCTGGTGCGTGCCTTGGGGCTTGAGCATCGGGAGGCAGCGGCAGGTCGTTTCAAGGATGCGGCCGGTTTTGGCTGGGCGCGTGGTGTTATCGGTGCGGCGGTGGAGGCCGGCCTGATTGGCGGTTATCCCGACGGTACGTTTGGCGCAGCCCGCCCGATTACCAGAGCGGAGATTGCTGTCATTCTGGAGCGCGTGGTACGCAAAGGTCTTGTGCCGGTTACCCTGGCCGAAGAAGTGACCTTTACTGATGCGGGAGCCATTCCGGCCTGGGCAAAAGACGGCATCAAGGCCGCCAGCAGGGCTGGCCTGGTGCGCGGTTTCCCGGATGGCACTTTCCGACCCGCTGCCAATGCTACCAGGGCGGAGATGGCGGCTATGCTGTACCGGCTGGTAGCCCAAAGGTAA
- a CDS encoding RNA-guided endonuclease InsQ/TnpB family protein, with translation MGWAKKKGKKQENRLYLTRVAPLPLDKWLPVFEIPMLAGTKLWNSCVWESREARKNGTKYPTESEMKEKFKGYESWKRLHSQSSQSVVEEYFEAVRSYVKHKDNGRDEMRPPGFKPKATLRTITWKRQGFECREGLLTLKLSRKLDDIGVSLPEGFDTLELPDGTVLKGTPVEVKVKAVYRKNKIVGLELHVTWDFGVVPMVLAGKVSAYDLNTALVARGSTEGSQQLIVCRELLSLIQYRNKVIAGFQQKMSRCKEGSRKWKALLAAKRDRLKKLGRRIDQLTNALTKLMAELDRAEDIAFSVLGDLTDIRRKARTGDKNKKASQKINQLPYAQIERQHSYKSLLRQVYPDKASERYSSQTCSHCGARNKSYRVHRGLWRCEKCRVTMHADLNGVNGVMKNYLFGRCGMEQPFLLKPLEVYRWDKRFNRFVKVSLRAVA, from the coding sequence GTGGGTTGGGCAAAGAAAAAAGGCAAGAAGCAGGAAAACCGGCTGTACCTGACCAGGGTAGCGCCGCTTCCGCTGGATAAATGGCTGCCCGTCTTCGAGATACCCATGCTTGCTGGGACGAAGCTGTGGAACTCCTGCGTGTGGGAGAGCCGGGAAGCCCGCAAAAACGGCACAAAGTACCCGACTGAAAGCGAGATGAAGGAAAAGTTCAAGGGCTACGAGTCCTGGAAACGGCTCCACTCCCAGAGTTCCCAGTCTGTGGTGGAAGAGTATTTCGAGGCGGTGCGCTCCTACGTCAAACATAAAGACAACGGACGCGACGAGATGCGCCCGCCCGGATTCAAGCCCAAAGCTACCTTGCGCACTATAACCTGGAAGCGGCAGGGCTTCGAGTGCCGGGAAGGCCTTTTGACCCTGAAGCTCTCCCGCAAGCTGGACGACATCGGAGTGTCACTTCCCGAGGGCTTTGACACCCTGGAATTGCCCGACGGCACAGTTTTGAAGGGGACGCCTGTCGAGGTCAAGGTGAAAGCGGTTTACCGCAAAAATAAAATAGTCGGCCTGGAGTTGCACGTCACCTGGGACTTCGGCGTGGTGCCGATGGTGCTGGCCGGCAAGGTGTCGGCCTATGATCTAAACACCGCCCTGGTCGCCAGGGGTTCCACCGAAGGCAGCCAACAGTTAATCGTCTGCCGGGAACTGCTCTCTTTAATCCAGTACCGGAACAAAGTAATCGCCGGGTTCCAGCAGAAGATGTCCCGGTGCAAGGAAGGTTCCCGGAAGTGGAAAGCATTACTTGCGGCCAAACGCGACAGGCTCAAAAAGCTTGGCCGCCGGATTGACCAGTTGACCAACGCCTTGACCAAACTGATGGCCGAGCTGGATCGGGCGGAGGATATAGCATTTTCCGTGCTGGGCGATTTAACTGATATCAGGCGGAAAGCTCGTACAGGCGACAAAAATAAGAAAGCCAGCCAGAAGATTAACCAGTTACCTTACGCTCAAATCGAGCGGCAGCATAGCTACAAGTCTCTGCTCAGGCAGGTATATCCAGACAAAGCGAGCGAGAGGTACAGCTCTCAGACGTGCAGTCATTGCGGGGCGAGGAACAAGTCTTACCGGGTCCACCGGGGCCTTTGGCGCTGCGAGAAGTGCCGTGTGACGATGCATGCCGATTTAAACGGTGTTAACGGCGTCATGAAGAATTACCTGTTCGGGCGTTGTGGTATGGAGCAGCCTTTCCTGCTTAAGCCGCTGGAAGTGTACCGGTGGGACAAAAGGTTTAACCGTTTTGTGAAAGTATCTCTAAGGGCTGTGGCGTAG
- a CDS encoding helix-turn-helix domain-containing protein: MNRFGETLKRLRHRMGLRQNDVAGMLGVERSTVANWERGVKQPSLDTLIKLSETFGVSLDELVGAAQPTAPLPPAYYQVLASDPLVVLLAKRTSVPAKTIAAFIAAFQIPESNCGKCRQSKKL, encoded by the coding sequence ATGAATCGTTTCGGCGAGACCTTGAAGCGGTTGCGGCACAGGATGGGCCTTCGGCAGAACGACGTGGCGGGAATGCTCGGAGTGGAACGTTCGACCGTTGCCAACTGGGAGCGCGGGGTGAAGCAGCCGAGTCTCGACACCCTGATAAAACTCAGCGAGACCTTCGGCGTCTCGCTGGACGAGTTAGTGGGAGCCGCCCAGCCCACTGCTCCCCTCCCCCCGGCGTACTACCAGGTTTTGGCCTCTGATCCCCTCGTAGTGCTTCTGGCCAAACGGACGAGCGTCCCGGCAAAAACCATTGCCGCCTTCATCGCAGCGTTCCAGATACCAGAGAGCAACTGCGGAAAGTGCCGGCAGTCCAAGAAACTCTGA
- a CDS encoding SLC13 family permease — MSLVKRVLDNGREAGLRNTKAAVFGFLFSWVVFFSVLNLVPVSEALTPEGRAALAVMAWAMVIWVSEALPMGISGLGICVLLMLTGALPKVPDAFSGFTTSVTFLVLGCFILAALMQVTGLDRRIALGIVSRVKPRVGSVLGGLMGAHFVTAILVPATNARGAVFLPIVTSIIRLLGDSPDAKRGRKALAMAGIGMAALAAGIITMHSHMSNVIIAQALNEAVGPGTMTWGKWLWMHWPLLGIFPVMWLWVTWALKCAKVEIPGGMDEIRKQKDALGTMSWNEWVVLICTSIAVFLWATDSWHKLGIHTVTLLVVMAILIPGVVSINWKRVQQNVIWGTWLLLCGSLSLVTAFAKTGVDKWLASQLVAITPAWGWVAVTLLICVVVQIIRLGIISNVAAVTLMAPVVVAMAPLLDLNTVAFSLVVLNIDSYAFILPISVTACLIAYGTEEFTFTEFMKIGAPFTFFVILYMVFVMVPWWAVCGYPIWEPIN; from the coding sequence ATGTCCTTGGTGAAGCGTGTCCTGGACAACGGCCGGGAGGCGGGCCTAAGAAACACCAAAGCCGCAGTTTTCGGTTTCCTGTTCTCCTGGGTGGTTTTCTTCAGCGTTCTTAATCTGGTCCCTGTGTCCGAGGCTCTGACCCCGGAAGGCCGGGCGGCCTTGGCGGTAATGGCTTGGGCTATGGTGATCTGGGTGTCGGAGGCGCTGCCTATGGGTATCTCTGGCCTCGGGATTTGCGTGCTGCTTATGCTGACCGGTGCTCTACCGAAGGTACCCGATGCGTTTTCCGGTTTCACGACGTCGGTTACCTTCCTAGTTTTGGGCTGCTTCATTCTGGCGGCGCTGATGCAGGTCACTGGTTTGGACCGGCGCATTGCACTGGGGATCGTGTCCAGAGTCAAGCCCCGGGTGGGGAGCGTACTGGGGGGTCTGATGGGCGCCCACTTTGTGACCGCCATTTTGGTGCCCGCCACTAACGCCCGCGGAGCAGTGTTCCTGCCGATCGTGACCAGTATTATACGCCTTTTGGGAGACTCACCGGATGCAAAACGGGGCCGCAAAGCCCTGGCTATGGCAGGAATCGGGATGGCGGCCCTCGCTGCCGGGATTATAACCATGCACAGTCACATGTCTAACGTGATTATCGCTCAGGCCCTAAACGAAGCGGTCGGCCCCGGGACCATGACCTGGGGTAAGTGGCTCTGGATGCACTGGCCGCTCTTGGGTATTTTCCCGGTTATGTGGCTCTGGGTAACCTGGGCGCTGAAGTGCGCCAAGGTGGAGATCCCCGGCGGTATGGATGAGATCAGGAAGCAGAAAGACGCCCTGGGTACCATGAGCTGGAATGAATGGGTGGTGCTGATTTGCACCTCCATCGCGGTGTTTCTGTGGGCCACGGACTCGTGGCACAAACTGGGCATCCACACCGTAACCCTGCTAGTGGTGATGGCGATCCTTATCCCCGGCGTGGTCAGTATTAACTGGAAGCGAGTGCAGCAGAACGTTATTTGGGGTACATGGCTGTTACTTTGTGGTTCCTTGTCTCTGGTTACCGCTTTTGCAAAGACCGGCGTTGACAAGTGGCTGGCTTCGCAGCTGGTGGCCATCACGCCGGCCTGGGGCTGGGTGGCGGTGACGTTGCTCATCTGCGTTGTGGTCCAGATCATCCGACTGGGCATCATCAGCAACGTGGCGGCGGTGACGCTGATGGCACCGGTGGTCGTGGCCATGGCCCCCTTGCTAGATCTAAACACCGTTGCCTTTTCGCTGGTGGTGCTGAACATCGATTCCTACGCCTTCATTCTACCCATCTCAGTAACTGCCTGTCTGATTGCCTACGGTACCGAGGAGTTCACCTTCACAGAGTTCATGAAAATCGGCGCCCCGTTCACCTTCTTTGTAATTCTGTACATGGTGTTCGTGATGGTTCCCTGGTGGGCGGTGTGCGGTTACCCGATATGGGAGCCTATCAACTAG
- a CDS encoding helix-turn-helix transcriptional regulator → MTQIRVSLRSVRLRAGLTQAELARRVGISRTAYTNIEKGHKHPSLVTALRIARVLNEHVEDLFADEFPDGQLVKVGTGVRSSV, encoded by the coding sequence ATGACACAAATACGCGTCTCACTGCGAAGTGTGCGATTGCGTGCCGGCCTAACCCAGGCTGAACTTGCCCGCCGGGTGGGCATCAGTCGCACCGCGTACACCAACATCGAAAAAGGGCACAAACACCCGTCACTGGTCACCGCACTCCGCATTGCGCGCGTCTTGAACGAACACGTAGAAGACCTTTTCGCCGACGAGTTTCCTGACGGCCAACTCGTGAAAGTGGGCACAGGGGTACGGAGTTCGGTGTAA
- a CDS encoding Crp/Fnr family transcriptional regulator, with protein MGPAITLDSAEIDLLDGVGPTIDYPKGQRIFTSGEVPDRVYFLKAGVVKVYCLTGDGQRQTVALRYQGELIGIAEALYGGERTCCAEVVTDASMVVISKGRFIELLRSRPGFALRVAEILGARLREAHTMISDLTCYHVPGRVALFLLKLVERCGVTDREPGVRLSLRLTHEELAHMIGTSRSNVTSILNTFRKHGAIELKGREIRILNPERLRDYQ; from the coding sequence ATGGGTCCGGCGATTACTCTGGACAGCGCCGAGATTGACCTATTGGACGGCGTGGGTCCGACCATAGACTATCCGAAGGGTCAGCGGATCTTCACTTCAGGTGAGGTGCCGGATCGGGTCTACTTCTTGAAGGCGGGTGTGGTCAAGGTCTACTGCCTGACCGGAGACGGTCAGAGGCAGACGGTGGCCCTGCGTTACCAGGGGGAATTGATAGGGATTGCCGAGGCGCTTTACGGCGGCGAACGGACCTGCTGTGCCGAAGTAGTGACTGACGCCAGCATGGTGGTGATCAGCAAGGGACGGTTCATTGAACTGCTCCGAAGTCGCCCGGGGTTCGCCCTGCGGGTAGCGGAGATTCTTGGGGCACGCCTCCGGGAAGCCCACACCATGATCAGTGACCTGACCTGTTACCACGTTCCGGGCCGGGTAGCACTCTTTCTCCTTAAACTGGTGGAGCGGTGTGGAGTAACTGATAGAGAACCGGGCGTACGCCTGAGCTTGCGCCTGACCCACGAGGAACTAGCCCATATGATCGGTACCTCGCGTTCCAACGTGACATCCATCTTGAACACCTTCCGCAAGCATGGTGCCATTGAATTGAAAGGGCGGGAGATTCGTATATTGAATCCGGAACGGCTACGAGACTACCAATAA
- a CDS encoding ISLre2-like element ISCde3 family transposase yields MFKIRFLLEVVLFLAKGIFEVFRSVRNVDELEERVQRLVQQAGGKMLEEALAHIDLELSGKRDPALKNVGQRSRTLVTSFGEITVKRRLYRNQKTGAYRFLLDEALGIPERQRVTPRMTRMILELGTEMPFRRAARVMGFLVPGIHWMTVWSKVQDAGEKAARDAEALREAVFEDGVVPEGGKEVRELSIEADGVVIPLQRSPKAFGEIKLFIGYEGREQKTRKLVNRYTVATARGSRVAWEDTGAAFGHKWDLSRVERIRIGGDGAEWIKQGLEMFPGATYHLDPFHLRRRLTEALSYSSNVYETVTEGLAELNQDAVVSALDQAIRVNRGARRNGIMRLKEYLLANWQGIAALPEGDRLGAIEGQVRHTIARRTKRIGARWSPAGAERMGRLLAVRANDELDRYVVHSEPRFDLLKKAVGAEAIQLPKRFGKDPEACLQANVPTLEGPHAGKHWVKHIVREISSPRWSTV; encoded by the coding sequence ATGTTCAAGATTCGCTTTCTGCTTGAGGTAGTCCTGTTTCTGGCCAAGGGAATTTTTGAGGTGTTCAGGTCGGTGCGCAATGTGGATGAGTTGGAAGAGCGGGTGCAGCGGTTGGTTCAACAGGCAGGCGGCAAAATGCTGGAGGAGGCGCTGGCACACATTGACCTTGAGTTAAGCGGCAAGCGGGATCCAGCCCTCAAGAACGTGGGACAGCGGTCGCGGACCCTGGTCACCAGCTTCGGTGAGATTACGGTTAAGCGCCGACTGTACCGTAACCAGAAGACCGGCGCGTACCGGTTCCTTCTGGACGAAGCCTTGGGAATCCCTGAACGCCAACGGGTGACACCGCGGATGACCCGTATGATCCTGGAGCTAGGCACGGAGATGCCCTTCAGGCGCGCGGCCCGGGTTATGGGTTTTCTAGTACCGGGGATTCACTGGATGACCGTCTGGTCTAAGGTTCAGGATGCTGGAGAAAAGGCCGCCCGGGATGCTGAGGCACTACGCGAGGCCGTCTTTGAAGACGGTGTGGTTCCTGAAGGCGGCAAGGAGGTTCGGGAGTTATCCATTGAAGCCGATGGTGTAGTAATACCCTTGCAGCGGTCGCCCAAGGCGTTTGGTGAGATCAAGCTGTTTATCGGCTACGAGGGCAGGGAACAAAAGACCCGGAAACTGGTGAACCGTTACACGGTGGCCACCGCCAGGGGCAGCCGGGTGGCTTGGGAAGACACCGGGGCGGCCTTCGGCCACAAGTGGGACCTTAGCAGGGTAGAGCGGATCCGCATTGGTGGGGACGGCGCCGAGTGGATCAAACAAGGCCTGGAGATGTTCCCCGGGGCGACTTACCACCTTGACCCCTTCCACCTGCGCCGGCGTTTAACCGAGGCTTTAAGTTACAGCAGCAACGTCTATGAAACTGTCACCGAAGGGTTAGCCGAGCTAAACCAAGATGCGGTAGTTTCCGCCTTGGACCAGGCGATTCGGGTCAACCGGGGTGCACGCCGTAACGGGATCATGCGGCTTAAGGAGTATCTCCTGGCTAACTGGCAAGGTATCGCCGCCTTGCCGGAGGGAGACCGTTTAGGTGCGATCGAGGGCCAGGTCCGTCACACCATCGCCAGGCGAACAAAGCGGATTGGGGCGCGTTGGAGCCCGGCCGGTGCGGAACGGATGGGACGCCTGTTAGCGGTACGGGCTAATGATGAGCTGGACAGATACGTGGTACACTCGGAACCTCGGTTCGACCTACTGAAAAAGGCTGTCGGAGCCGAGGCAATCCAACTGCCCAAACGCTTCGGCAAAGATCCCGAGGCCTGTCTTCAAGCCAACGTGCCCACCCTTGAAGGACCGCACGCCGGAAAACACTGGGTCAAGCACATAGTAAGAGAGATTAGTTCACCGAGGTGGTCTACGGTCTAA
- a CDS encoding tyrosine-type recombinase/integrase, translating into MHAGTLNDFQNHLLGRGLAPATAGVYLGHVRRFLAWVEGTHGEADVAAVTSLDVADYRRHLLKDRKPATVNNALDALSSFFAWAKDAGLVQADPTDGVRRAQEERGAPRWLTRREVGALVRAVQKHGSKRDQALVTLLLHTGLRVSEAVGLKTQDAVIRERSGHVIVRRGKGEKYREVPLNVTARKALQDWLAAHPGGPWLFPGRGEAPLTRWAAEKMFAKLGRLAGVEVTPHKLRHTFCKMLVDAGESLDRVAVLAGHANLNTTARYTRPGVQDLERAVEKLAWE; encoded by the coding sequence ATGCATGCCGGCACGCTGAACGACTTCCAGAACCATCTCCTGGGCCGGGGGCTTGCCCCCGCGACGGCTGGCGTCTACCTGGGCCACGTGCGCCGCTTTCTGGCCTGGGTAGAAGGGACCCACGGAGAAGCGGACGTTGCGGCAGTGACGTCCCTGGACGTGGCCGACTACCGGCGGCACCTTTTGAAAGACCGCAAGCCGGCCACGGTCAACAACGCCCTGGACGCCCTGTCGTCGTTCTTCGCCTGGGCGAAGGACGCGGGCCTGGTCCAGGCCGACCCGACGGACGGCGTGCGGCGGGCGCAGGAGGAGAGGGGCGCGCCCCGGTGGCTGACCCGCCGGGAGGTGGGGGCTCTGGTGCGGGCGGTCCAGAAGCACGGGAGCAAGCGCGACCAGGCGTTGGTGACGCTCCTTCTACACACCGGCCTGCGGGTATCCGAAGCGGTGGGCCTGAAGACGCAGGACGCGGTGATCCGGGAGCGTTCGGGGCATGTCATTGTTCGCCGCGGCAAGGGCGAGAAGTACCGGGAGGTGCCGCTGAACGTCACGGCGAGGAAGGCGCTCCAGGACTGGCTTGCCGCCCACCCCGGCGGCCCGTGGCTTTTTCCCGGACGGGGGGAAGCGCCCCTGACCCGGTGGGCGGCGGAGAAGATGTTCGCAAAGCTGGGGCGGCTGGCCGGCGTGGAGGTCACCCCGCACAAGCTCCGGCACACCTTCTGCAAGATGCTGGTGGACGCGGGGGAAAGCCTGGACCGGGTGGCCGTGCTGGCCGGACATGCCAACCTGAACACCACGGCCAGGTACACTCGGCCGGGAGTGCAGGATTTGGAGAGAGCCGTGGAGAAGCTGGCGTGGGAGTAA
- a CDS encoding 4Fe-4S dicluster domain-containing protein, which translates to MPPRVDNVKCDGCRNEREALCELICPGNLMALDTETNKGYCRSPRDCWDCMSCTKICPKGAIETRIPYQLGYYSAKLVPFTGTGKMTWTVVDIDGKVERFTFRTRNK; encoded by the coding sequence GTGCCGCCAAGAGTGGACAATGTGAAATGTGACGGGTGCCGGAACGAGCGGGAGGCGCTATGTGAGCTCATCTGCCCGGGAAACCTGATGGCGCTCGATACCGAAACGAACAAAGGCTACTGCCGTTCTCCGCGGGACTGCTGGGACTGCATGAGTTGCACCAAGATCTGCCCCAAGGGTGCCATTGAGACACGTATTCCCTATCAGCTTGGGTATTATTCCGCCAAATTGGTGCCCTTCACCGGGACCGGGAAGATGACCTGGACCGTAGTGGACATCGATGGTAAGGTGGAACGGTTCACTTTCCGGACGCGTAACAAGTAA
- a CDS encoding adenylyl-sulfate reductase subunit alpha, whose amino-acid sequence MSEKRLLKPEAVQEVHLETDILIIGAGNAGCFAAIEAKRLNPNLKVTLLEKAHIDRSGCLAAGMDALNTYIKKGKTREDLVRWSRDQVGGGPLREDLTLSMAEYLNRCIEEWEEWGLPIKKDENGEYLARGKWDIAIHGESMKVILAEKVREYNCEVINKVAATSYLVDEGRVVGVTGLGVKDGKFYVVRAGATIVATGGAAGLYKPYTNDGNDCHHQIWYSPFNVGTGYAMGIRIGAEMTSFEMRWCAVRTKDFNGPIDTISVGYNAAMINGRGEKILQTHYSHLGGEAAPRFIRANAPMDEWLAGRGPTYVDTTGMTPEQVKDLKEDYLNERPTFVQFLAARGQDITREPIEVYGSDPYIVGGHTASGYWINNDRSTTVPGLFACGDVAGGVPNKFVGGCAAEGVLAAIGAVQYVAGLTDRGHIDPEAVKSEKERVYAPMVQMAEVGDGITPREMEERLQRLMDEYAGGVHQFYRTDHHRLEYALKHIKILQEQVRYLIAEDVFNLLAAHEVIDRLTVAEVLVHHLLYRAETRWPGWQTRADFPEKDEKLNCFVNSRFNPETGAIEVFTRPYEKVVD is encoded by the coding sequence ATGTCGGAGAAGAGGCTGCTAAAACCCGAAGCGGTCCAGGAGGTCCACCTGGAAACCGACATTCTCATCATCGGTGCGGGTAATGCCGGGTGCTTTGCCGCCATTGAGGCTAAACGCCTGAACCCCAACCTGAAGGTCACACTTTTGGAGAAGGCGCATATCGACCGTAGCGGCTGTCTGGCGGCGGGGATGGACGCGCTGAATACTTACATCAAGAAGGGGAAGACCAGAGAAGACCTTGTCCGCTGGAGTCGCGACCAGGTTGGGGGCGGCCCGCTACGGGAAGACCTCACCCTGTCCATGGCGGAGTACCTGAACCGATGCATTGAGGAGTGGGAAGAGTGGGGGCTGCCCATTAAGAAGGACGAGAACGGCGAATACCTGGCCCGGGGCAAGTGGGACATCGCCATTCACGGTGAGTCTATGAAAGTGATCCTAGCGGAGAAAGTGCGTGAATACAACTGTGAGGTTATTAACAAGGTGGCGGCTACCAGCTACCTGGTGGACGAGGGCCGGGTAGTGGGGGTGACCGGTCTGGGCGTGAAGGACGGGAAATTCTACGTGGTGAGGGCGGGGGCCACCATCGTGGCCACCGGCGGCGCGGCGGGCCTCTACAAACCCTACACCAACGACGGCAATGACTGCCACCATCAGATCTGGTACTCACCTTTTAACGTGGGCACTGGGTATGCCATGGGCATCCGCATCGGTGCCGAGATGACCTCCTTCGAGATGCGCTGGTGCGCGGTACGGACCAAAGACTTCAACGGCCCCATCGATACCATCTCGGTGGGTTACAACGCGGCCATGATCAACGGCCGGGGTGAGAAGATTCTGCAGACACACTATTCCCACCTGGGCGGTGAGGCGGCGCCCCGATTCATCCGGGCCAACGCCCCCATGGACGAGTGGCTGGCGGGCCGCGGCCCCACCTACGTGGACACCACCGGTATGACCCCGGAACAGGTCAAGGACCTAAAAGAGGATTACCTGAACGAGCGCCCCACCTTTGTCCAGTTCCTGGCGGCCCGCGGGCAGGACATCACCAGGGAGCCGATTGAGGTTTACGGCAGCGACCCGTACATTGTGGGCGGCCACACCGCCAGCGGTTACTGGATCAACAACGACCGCTCCACTACTGTGCCGGGTCTGTTCGCCTGCGGCGACGTGGCGGGCGGGGTACCCAACAAGTTCGTGGGCGGCTGCGCCGCCGAGGGTGTCCTAGCCGCCATCGGCGCGGTCCAGTATGTGGCCGGCCTAACCGACCGGGGCCACATTGATCCGGAGGCGGTGAAGTCGGAAAAGGAAAGGGTCTACGCTCCCATGGTCCAGATGGCGGAGGTGGGAGACGGCATAACCCCCCGCGAGATGGAGGAACGTCTGCAACGGCTAATGGATGAATACGCCGGCGGCGTTCACCAGTTTTACCGCACCGACCATCACCGGTTGGAGTATGCCTTGAAGCACATCAAGATTTTGCAGGAGCAGGTGAGATACCTGATCGCCGAGGATGTGTTCAATCTTCTGGCGGCTCACGAGGTGATCGACCGGCTGACGGTGGCCGAGGTGTTGGTGCACCATTTGCTATACCGGGCCGAAACCCGTTGGCCGGGCTGGCAGACCCGGGCAGACTTTCCGGAGAAGGACGAAAAACTCAACTGTTTCGTTAATTCGAGGTTTAACCCAGAGACTGGAGCCATTGAGGTGTTCACCCGCCCCTACGAGAAAGTGGTCGACTAA